The genomic stretch AACCTCACGGTGCGGGCCCGAGGGTGGGCCCGCACCGCGAAGCGGGTCAGCCCGCCGCGTAGTCGTAGAACCCCTGGCCGGACTTCCGACCCAGGCGACCGGCGGCGACCATCTTGCGGAGCAGCGGGCACGGACGGTACTTGTCCTCGCCCAACTCGCGGTGGAGCACCTCCATGATGGCGAGGCACACGTCCAGGCCGATGAAGTCGGCGAGGGTGAGCGGGCCCATCGGGTGCGCCATGCCCAGCTTCATCACCGTGTCGACGGCCTCCGGGGTCGCCACGCCCTCGTGGACGCAGAAGATGGCCTCGTTGATCATCGGCATCAGCACGCGGTTCGAGACGAACCCGGCCGCGTCGTTGACCTCGACGGGCACCTTGCCCAACCCCTCCGACAGCTCGCGGACGGTCTCGTAGGTCGCGTCGCTCGTCGCCAGCCCGCGGACGACCTCGACGAGCTTCATCACCGGGACCGGGTTGAAGAAGTGCATCCCGATGACCTGCTCCGGGCGCTCGGTCGCCCCGGCGATCTGGGTGATCGAGATGGACGACGTGTTGGACGCCAGGATGGCGCTGTCCGGCGCGTGGTCGTCGATCTGCTCGAAGATCTTGGCCTTGAGCGTGGCGTCCTCCGTGGCCGCCTCCACCACCAAGTCCGCTTGGGCGACGCCTCGGGCGAGATCGGTCTGGGTGGCGATGCGGCCGAGCGTGGCCGCCTGGTCGTCGGCGGTGATCCGCTCCTTGGCGACCTGCCGGCCGAGGTTCTTGTCGATGGTGCCGAGCGCGGCGTCGAGGCGGGACTGGTCGAGGTCGACGAGGGTGACGGCGTGGCCGGACTGGGCGAACACGTGGGCGATGCCGTTGCCCATGGTGCCGGCGCCGATGACGGTGACGTTCATTGCGAGAGGGATGAAAGAGGAATGAGGGCTGGAGGGATGAGCAGTCGGCTCACGAACGGGGCGGAAGGCACGGAGAGGATCAGCCGTTCCCGCCATGCCTCCCCTTCCCTCAGTTCCTCTCCAACACGATCGCAGTCGCCTCGCCGCCGCCGATGCAGATGGCCGCGAGCCCGTAGCGGGCGCCGCGCTCCACCATCGCGTGCAGGAGCGTCGTCAAGATGCGGGCGCCGGAGGCGCCGATGGGGTGGCCGACGGCGACCGAGCCGCCGCGCACGTTGAGCTTCTCGGACGGGATGCCGAGCGCGTCCTGCGCCGCCAGCGCGACGACCGCGAACGCCTCGTTGACCTCGAACAGGTCGATGTCGTCGAGGGTAAGGTTCGCCTTCCCGAGCACCTTGTTGACCGCCTCGATGGGCGCCGTCGTGAACTCCATCGGCGCCTGGCTGTGCTGCGCCGACGCCACGATGCGCGCCATCGGCGTCTTGCCATTCGCCTCCGCCCACTCCTCCGAGGCCACCACCAGCGCGGCGGCGCCGTCGTTGATCGTGCTCGCGTTGGCCGCCGTCACCGTGCCGTCCTTGGTGAAGACGGCCCGGAGCTGGGGGATCTTGTCGAAGTTGGTCTTGGCGGGCTCCTCGTCGGTGTCGACCACCGTGTCGCCCTTGCGGCCCGAGATGGTGACCGGCACGATCTCCTGGGCGAAGGCCCCGTTCTCGACCGATGCCTGGGCGCGCGTGTAGCTCTCGATCGAGAACGCGTCCTGCCGCTCGCGCGGGACGTTGCACGTCACGCCGCACTGGTCCGCCGCGACGCCCATCGCCACACCGTCGTAGGCGTCGCGGAGGCCGTCGTGGAAGAGGCCGTCCACCAGTTCGCCGTTGCCGTAGCCGTAGCCGTAGCGCGCCTTCGGGAGGTAGAACGGCGCCATCGACATGTTCTCCATGCCACCGGCCACGACCACCTCAGCGTCGCCCGCGCGGATCGCCTGGTCGGCCAGCATCACCGCCTTCATGCCACTGCCGCAGACCTTGTTGATGGTCATGCAGGCCACGCTCTGGGGGAGCCCGGCGCCGAGGGCCGCCTGACGGGCCGGGGCCTGTCCCTCCCCCGCCGTGACCACGTTGCCCAGGATCACCTCGTCCACCTGATCTGTCGCCACGCCTGCGCGGTCGAGGGCGCCGGTGATGGCAGTGGCGCCGAGCGAAGGCGCGGGGACGGTCGAGAGCGCGCCGCCGAAGGACCCGACGGGGGTGCGGGCGGCGGAGAGGATGACGGAGGCCATGGGCGGAGGGAGCGAGGGTCTGGAAGCGATTCCGACCAAGCTATCCGACCCCACTCGCTACGGCGTTGACCGGCGGTGAAAAGGAGAGCACGGAGTTGGCAGGCCACACCGCGACGGGGGCGCTCCGGCCCGCCTCGGCACCGAGGCGGGGTAGGTGGGGACAGCCGAGCGCCTGCCCCTACGTCCGCGTCGTGGCCTACCGCTCGGGACCCGCTACAGGCTCGAAGCGCTCGTGCGCGATCCGCCCGGCGCGCGGGGCCTCGTTGCGAAGCTCGCTGCGGTCGTCCATGAGGCGCTGCAGCCGCCGACGGCGCCCCAGAAACTGCGCGATCCCGGACGGGGTCGGCAGGTAGTGGACGTAGCAGAGAAAGGCGTACACCACCGCGGTGCCACCCAGGAACGTCAGCGAGGCGCCCTTCCAGTCCATCTGCGTCATCGCCAGCGCGCCCAGGGCCAGGAAGGCGCCGAAGAGGTACAGCGTCACCGCCGCCCGGCGGGTCGACATCTGCGCCTGGAGCCGGTGGTGGATGTGGTCGCGGTCCGGGAAGAAGAGCGGCTTGCCCGTCATCTTCCGGCGCAGGATGGACACGCCCGTGTCGAGCACCGGGATGCCCATCACCACGGCCGGGATCACGAGCGCCAGCACCGGGTGCGGGTGGGAGGTCCCCCGGAGCGCGTACGCGGCGAGGACGTAGCCCAGGAACAGGCTCCCGCTGTCGCCCATGAAGATGGAGGCGGGCGCGAAGTTGTACCGCAGGAAGCCGATCAGCGCGCCGCAGACGGCGGCCACCAGCACCAGCGCCCCGAGGTCGCCGCCGAGCGCGTGGACGCCCGCCAGCCCCAGGAACGCCACCGTCACGACGCCTGCCGCGAGGCCGTCCATCCCGTCGATCAGGTTGACGGCGTTCATCATGCCCACCATCCAGACGACCGTCAGCACGGCCGAGACGGCCAGCG from Rubrivirga sp. SAORIC476 encodes the following:
- a CDS encoding 3-hydroxybutyryl-CoA dehydrogenase — its product is MNVTVIGAGTMGNGIAHVFAQSGHAVTLVDLDQSRLDAALGTIDKNLGRQVAKERITADDQAATLGRIATQTDLARGVAQADLVVEAATEDATLKAKIFEQIDDHAPDSAILASNTSSISITQIAGATERPEQVIGMHFFNPVPVMKLVEVVRGLATSDATYETVRELSEGLGKVPVEVNDAAGFVSNRVLMPMINEAIFCVHEGVATPEAVDTVMKLGMAHPMGPLTLADFIGLDVCLAIMEVLHRELGEDKYRPCPLLRKMVAAGRLGRKSGQGFYDYAAG
- a CDS encoding thiolase family protein, translated to MASVILSAARTPVGSFGGALSTVPAPSLGATAITGALDRAGVATDQVDEVILGNVVTAGEGQAPARQAALGAGLPQSVACMTINKVCGSGMKAVMLADQAIRAGDAEVVVAGGMENMSMAPFYLPKARYGYGYGNGELVDGLFHDGLRDAYDGVAMGVAADQCGVTCNVPRERQDAFSIESYTRAQASVENGAFAQEIVPVTISGRKGDTVVDTDEEPAKTNFDKIPQLRAVFTKDGTVTAANASTINDGAAALVVASEEWAEANGKTPMARIVASAQHSQAPMEFTTAPIEAVNKVLGKANLTLDDIDLFEVNEAFAVVALAAQDALGIPSEKLNVRGGSVAVGHPIGASGARILTTLLHAMVERGARYGLAAICIGGGEATAIVLERN
- a CDS encoding MraY family glycosyltransferase — protein: MPVIALAAGFLVSLLAALLFVPAVRRIAERVGWIDAPDGDRKVHDRAVPNVGGIAIVAAACVGIAVMTLARLELPRSISGILTVPDKLVVLGALVIALVGFWDDLKEISHRTKFAAQLIVTALAFLGGARVMVFDGPLGDGALALAVSAVLTVVWMVGMMNAVNLIDGMDGLAAGVVTVAFLGLAGVHALGGDLGALVLVAAVCGALIGFLRYNFAPASIFMGDSGSLFLGYVLAAYALRGTSHPHPVLALVIPAVVMGIPVLDTGVSILRRKMTGKPLFFPDRDHIHHRLQAQMSTRRAAVTLYLFGAFLALGALAMTQMDWKGASLTFLGGTAVVYAFLCYVHYLPTPSGIAQFLGRRRRLQRLMDDRSELRNEAPRAGRIAHERFEPVAGPER